Proteins encoded in a region of the Nocardia asteroides genome:
- a CDS encoding DUF3090 domain-containing protein, whose translation MSRAIHVFRTPDRFVAGTVGEPGDRAFYLQAVQEPRVVSVLLEKQQVKVLADRMGLLLDEVARRFGAEVPPQAEDVSDNAPLVTPIDAEFRVGTMGLGWDADAGAVVVELLAITETEVDESVVLDDTEEGPDAVRVFLTPIQAREFALRSTRVIAAGRPPCPLCGEPLSARGHMCVRTNGYKRGDIFGAAELEE comes from the coding sequence GTGTCACGCGCAATCCATGTATTCCGCACCCCCGATCGTTTCGTCGCCGGGACCGTCGGTGAGCCGGGCGATCGCGCGTTCTATCTGCAGGCGGTGCAGGAACCGCGCGTGGTCAGCGTGCTGCTGGAAAAGCAGCAGGTGAAGGTGCTCGCCGACCGGATGGGCCTGCTGCTGGACGAGGTCGCGCGCCGCTTCGGCGCGGAAGTGCCCCCGCAGGCAGAGGACGTCAGCGACAACGCGCCGCTGGTCACCCCGATCGACGCCGAATTCCGGGTCGGCACCATGGGCCTGGGCTGGGACGCCGACGCAGGCGCGGTGGTGGTGGAGCTGCTGGCGATCACCGAGACCGAGGTCGACGAGTCGGTAGTGCTCGACGACACCGAAGAGGGCCCCGACGCGGTGCGGGTGTTCCTCACCCCGATCCAGGCACGCGAATTCGCGCTGCGCTCCACCCGGGTGATCGCGGCGGGCCGCCCACCGTGCCCGCTGTGCGGCGAACCGCTGTCGGCGCGCGGGCACATGTGCGTACGCACCAACGGCTACAAGCGCGGCGACATCTTCGGCGCGGCCGAACTAGAGGAGTGA
- a CDS encoding SCO1664 family protein, whose protein sequence is MAQAGDGFHSGELTVIGRVNTASNVTLVCEVTDTAAGDAPLRVVYKPIRGERPLWDFPDGTLAGREVASYLISEAIGWGVIPETILREGPFGPGMVQRWVVGVDNHTDRGDRLDLIDLCPAGAVPDGFREVLRAQDDAGNEVSLIHADDPRLQRVALLDVLLNNADRKGGHALEGVDGQVYGVDHGICLHTDHKLRTVLWGWAGQPIGEGLIADVTAFAKQLPGEFADTLSRHISDAEIDALIERTQQVLDEPVMPLPRTARPIPWPAF, encoded by the coding sequence GTGGCGCAGGCCGGGGACGGATTCCACAGCGGCGAACTGACGGTGATCGGGCGGGTGAACACCGCCAGCAACGTCACCCTGGTCTGCGAGGTGACCGACACCGCCGCCGGCGACGCGCCGCTTCGGGTGGTCTACAAGCCGATCCGCGGCGAACGACCACTGTGGGACTTCCCCGACGGCACCCTGGCCGGGCGTGAGGTGGCCTCCTACCTGATCTCCGAGGCGATCGGGTGGGGCGTGATCCCGGAAACCATTCTGCGCGAAGGGCCTTTCGGCCCCGGCATGGTGCAACGCTGGGTCGTCGGCGTGGACAACCACACCGACCGCGGCGACCGGCTGGACCTGATCGATCTGTGCCCCGCGGGCGCGGTCCCCGACGGATTCCGCGAGGTGCTGCGCGCACAGGACGACGCGGGCAACGAAGTCTCGCTGATCCACGCCGACGATCCGCGGTTGCAGCGCGTGGCCTTGTTGGACGTGCTGCTCAACAACGCCGACCGCAAAGGCGGGCACGCCCTGGAAGGAGTGGACGGGCAGGTCTACGGCGTCGACCACGGCATCTGCCTGCACACCGACCACAAACTGCGCACCGTGTTGTGGGGCTGGGCCGGTCAACCCATCGGCGAGGGTCTGATCGCGGACGTCACCGCGTTCGCCAAACAACTGCCGGGCGAGTTCGCCGACACCCTCAGCCGGCACATCAGCGACGCCGAGATCGACGCGTTGATCGAGCGCACCCAGCAGGTGCTCGACGAGCCGGTGATGCCGCTGCCACGCACCGCACGCCCCATTCCCTGGCCCGCCTTCTGA
- the mshC gene encoding cysteine--1-D-myo-inosityl 2-amino-2-deoxy-alpha-D-glucopyranoside ligase: MQSWSDTALPTVPGAGPPLRLYDTADRQVRPVAPGATATMYVCGITPYDATHLGHAATYLTFDLVNRLWRDAGHEVHYVQNVTDVDDPLFERAARDGLDWRELGASETDLFREDMSALRIIPPRDYVGAVESVDEVVEFVQKLLASGAAYIVEDAEYPDVYFRADATEQFGYESGYDRATMERLFAERGGDPDRPGKRDAIDALLWRSARPGEPSWPAPFGPGRPGWHIECSAIALNRIGPEFDIQGGGSDLIYPHHEYSAAHAESLIAGRRFARHYVHAGLIGLDGEKMSKSRGNLVLVSALRRGGVDPAAIRLGLLAGHYRQDRMWTDAVLEQAQRRLTLWREAAARPAGPSAADTVARLRQHLADDLDTPKALDAIDNWARRALDYGGRDTDAPTLITTAVDALLGIRL, translated from the coding sequence ATGCAGTCCTGGTCCGATACCGCCCTCCCGACCGTCCCCGGAGCAGGACCGCCGCTGCGGTTGTACGACACCGCCGACCGTCAGGTGCGCCCGGTCGCCCCCGGCGCCACCGCAACCATGTACGTCTGCGGCATCACCCCCTACGACGCCACCCACCTCGGGCACGCCGCGACCTACCTGACCTTCGACCTGGTCAACCGGCTGTGGCGCGACGCAGGCCACGAGGTGCACTACGTGCAGAACGTCACCGACGTCGATGATCCGCTGTTCGAACGCGCCGCCCGCGACGGCTTGGACTGGCGCGAGCTCGGCGCCTCGGAAACCGATCTGTTCCGCGAGGACATGTCCGCGCTGCGGATCATCCCGCCGCGCGACTACGTCGGCGCCGTCGAATCCGTCGACGAGGTCGTGGAATTCGTGCAGAAACTGCTGGCTTCCGGCGCCGCCTACATCGTCGAGGACGCCGAGTACCCCGACGTCTACTTCCGCGCCGACGCCACCGAACAGTTCGGCTACGAGTCCGGCTACGACCGCGCCACCATGGAGCGGCTGTTCGCCGAACGCGGCGGCGACCCCGACCGTCCCGGCAAACGCGACGCCATCGACGCGCTGCTGTGGCGCTCCGCGCGTCCGGGCGAGCCGTCCTGGCCCGCCCCCTTCGGCCCGGGGCGTCCCGGCTGGCACATCGAGTGTTCGGCGATCGCGCTGAACCGCATCGGCCCGGAGTTCGACATCCAGGGCGGCGGCAGTGACCTGATCTACCCCCACCACGAGTACTCCGCCGCTCACGCCGAGTCGCTCATCGCCGGCCGTCGCTTCGCCCGCCACTACGTGCACGCCGGACTGATCGGGCTGGACGGGGAGAAGATGTCGAAGTCCCGCGGCAACCTCGTGCTGGTGTCGGCGCTGCGCCGCGGCGGCGTCGACCCGGCCGCCATCCGCCTCGGCCTGCTGGCCGGCCACTACCGCCAGGACCGGATGTGGACCGATGCCGTGCTCGAGCAGGCGCAGCGGCGCCTGACCCTCTGGCGCGAGGCCGCCGCCCGCCCGGCGGGCCCTTCGGCCGCCGACACCGTCGCCCGCCTGCGCCAGCACCTGGCCGACGACCTGGACACCCCCAAAGCGCTCGACGCGATCGACAACTGGGCCCGCCGGGCCCTCGACTACGGCGGCCGCGACACCGACGCGCCCACTCTGATCACCACCGCCGTCGACGCCCTGCTCGGCATCCGGCTGTAG
- a CDS encoding MBL fold metallo-hydrolase codes for MCTLPGSGLFGPGGKLATLAAGRLRPAADPADPRTIAARTRFFGADTVDPGNGALRTDRVVLSWVGCTTYALAIGGAVFLLDAWVPRLTSTGYVPATPQQLVDLAPAAIFIGHGHFDHAADAGRIAQACGAGVHGTAEHCAAIAAQVTDPAFPTVRHGDADTAVGTRHDYTVGEVEVTVVRHLHSARTPPDTVDGSPRFFPRPEPGVMRTHPPTLAGLLQGLPRLRDPEGGVLLYQFRVPGFALVWHDSTGPLTERAPHVFDVLAALPATDVQIGAVQGYNQISNGLRDPRTYIQALTPALFVPAHHDNWLPGLTASASHYDAPLRTELDKIPAARRPELRALHDPADYIRPQRLTFPL; via the coding sequence GTGTGCACGCTTCCCGGCTCGGGCCTGTTCGGTCCCGGCGGCAAACTGGCGACTCTCGCGGCCGGACGATTGCGGCCCGCGGCCGATCCCGCCGATCCACGCACGATCGCGGCACGCACCCGATTCTTCGGCGCCGACACCGTCGATCCCGGCAACGGCGCGCTGCGCACGGACCGGGTCGTGCTGTCCTGGGTGGGCTGCACCACCTACGCCCTGGCCATCGGCGGGGCGGTGTTCCTGCTCGACGCGTGGGTGCCGCGGCTGACCAGCACCGGATACGTCCCGGCCACCCCACAGCAGTTGGTGGATCTGGCGCCCGCGGCGATCTTCATCGGTCACGGCCACTTCGACCACGCCGCCGACGCAGGCCGGATCGCCCAGGCCTGCGGCGCAGGCGTGCACGGCACCGCCGAGCACTGCGCGGCGATCGCCGCACAGGTCACCGACCCGGCGTTCCCGACCGTCCGCCACGGTGACGCCGACACCGCGGTCGGCACCCGACACGACTACACCGTCGGCGAGGTCGAGGTGACCGTTGTCCGGCACCTGCACTCCGCACGCACCCCACCCGATACCGTGGACGGCTCGCCACGTTTCTTCCCCCGTCCCGAACCGGGCGTGATGCGCACACACCCGCCGACGCTCGCCGGCCTGCTGCAAGGGCTGCCGCGCTTGCGCGACCCCGAAGGCGGCGTGCTGCTGTATCAGTTCCGGGTGCCCGGCTTCGCGCTGGTCTGGCACGACTCGACCGGACCGCTCACCGAGCGCGCACCTCACGTGTTCGACGTCCTCGCCGCGCTACCGGCCACCGACGTGCAGATCGGCGCGGTGCAGGGCTACAACCAGATCAGCAACGGCCTGCGCGATCCCCGCACCTACATCCAGGCACTCACCCCGGCGCTGTTCGTCCCGGCCCATCACGACAACTGGCTGCCCGGCCTCACCGCGAGCGCGTCACACTACGACGCGCCGCTGCGCACGGAACTGGACAAGATTCCCGCGGCGCGGCGACCGGAACTGCGCGCCCTGCACGATCCCGCCGACTACATCCGCCCGCAGCGCCTCACGTTCCCGCTGTGA
- the fadD11 gene encoding fatty acid--CoA ligase FadD11: protein MNEPNTSCAAFQHTAAIDPDAVAVRSIGGERALTWREYAEQVRAVAAGLAALGVGRGDTVALMMGNRVEFYPLEVGAQHTGATSFSVYNTLSPEQLNYVFANAGNKVVICEQQYLERIRGCGATVDTVVCIDATVPGTVGLDELKALGRPDFDFEATWRAVRPEDVLTLVYTSGTTGNPKGVEITHANLLAEARAFHAVLPVEFGDRQTSYLPSAHMADRFCSLYLQQVYGTQITVVPDRSLLPAALVDVHPTIWGAVPRVWEKMKAAIEFSVADERDDTKRGALEWALGVAARKAGAQLRGEPIDAALAEEWAEAGELVLSGLRAKIGLDQLKWAMSGAAPIPPQTLAFFFGLGIPISEIWGMSELTCVASACSPQQARLGSVGRMLPGMQWRIAEDGEFLVRGPLVMKGYRKQPQQTAEALDAEGWLHTGDILSVDADGYLRVVDRKKELIINSAGKNMSPANIENAIKAATPLVGAIATIGDARPYNTALIVLDAETAALYAARHALPDASAAALAADAGVIAQIGHGVSAGNATLSRVEQIKRFTVLPVFWEPGGDEVTLTMKLRRKPIEAKYADRIALLYAEALAETVHEPRARPRGSRVGDADALTAGT, encoded by the coding sequence ATGAACGAACCGAACACGTCCTGTGCCGCATTCCAACACACCGCGGCGATCGATCCGGACGCGGTGGCCGTGCGGTCCATCGGCGGCGAGCGGGCACTAACTTGGCGCGAGTACGCCGAACAGGTTCGCGCGGTCGCGGCGGGGCTGGCCGCGCTGGGCGTCGGCCGCGGTGACACCGTGGCGTTGATGATGGGCAACCGGGTGGAGTTCTATCCCCTGGAGGTCGGCGCGCAGCACACCGGCGCGACCTCGTTCTCGGTGTACAACACCCTCTCCCCCGAACAGTTGAACTATGTGTTCGCCAACGCGGGCAACAAGGTGGTGATCTGCGAACAGCAGTACCTCGAGCGCATCCGCGGTTGCGGCGCGACCGTCGACACCGTCGTCTGCATCGACGCCACCGTTCCCGGGACGGTCGGACTGGACGAGCTGAAAGCCCTGGGTCGCCCCGATTTCGACTTCGAGGCGACCTGGCGGGCGGTGCGGCCCGAGGACGTGCTCACCCTCGTCTACACCTCCGGCACCACCGGCAACCCGAAGGGCGTGGAGATCACCCACGCCAATCTGCTGGCCGAGGCGCGCGCGTTCCACGCGGTGCTGCCCGTCGAGTTCGGTGACCGCCAGACCTCCTACCTGCCCTCGGCGCACATGGCCGACCGGTTCTGCTCGCTGTATCTGCAGCAGGTGTACGGCACGCAGATCACCGTGGTGCCCGACCGGTCACTGCTGCCCGCCGCGCTGGTCGACGTGCACCCGACGATCTGGGGTGCGGTGCCGCGGGTCTGGGAGAAGATGAAGGCGGCCATCGAGTTCTCCGTCGCCGACGAGCGCGACGACACCAAGCGCGGCGCGCTGGAATGGGCGCTGGGCGTGGCGGCGCGCAAGGCCGGCGCGCAACTGCGCGGGGAGCCGATCGATGCGGCGCTGGCCGAGGAATGGGCGGAGGCCGGCGAACTGGTCTTGTCGGGTTTGCGCGCGAAGATCGGTCTGGACCAGCTGAAGTGGGCGATGTCGGGCGCCGCGCCGATTCCCCCGCAGACCCTCGCGTTCTTCTTCGGGCTCGGCATCCCGATCTCCGAGATCTGGGGCATGTCCGAGCTGACCTGCGTGGCCAGCGCGTGTTCGCCACAGCAGGCGCGGCTGGGCTCGGTGGGCCGGATGCTGCCGGGGATGCAGTGGCGCATCGCCGAGGACGGGGAATTCCTGGTGCGGGGACCGCTGGTGATGAAGGGATACCGCAAACAGCCGCAGCAGACCGCCGAGGCGCTCGATGCCGAGGGCTGGCTGCACACCGGCGACATCCTGTCCGTCGACGCCGATGGCTACCTGCGGGTGGTCGACCGCAAGAAAGAGCTGATCATCAACTCGGCGGGAAAGAACATGTCGCCGGCCAACATCGAGAACGCGATCAAGGCCGCCACCCCGCTCGTCGGCGCCATCGCCACCATCGGGGACGCGCGCCCCTACAACACGGCGTTGATCGTGCTCGATGCCGAAACCGCGGCACTGTATGCCGCCCGGCATGCGCTGCCGGACGCGTCGGCGGCTGCGCTGGCCGCCGACGCGGGTGTCATCGCGCAGATCGGGCACGGGGTGTCCGCGGGCAACGCGACCTTGTCGCGGGTCGAGCAGATCAAACGGTTCACCGTGCTGCCGGTCTTCTGGGAACCCGGCGGTGACGAGGTGACCTTGACGATGAAGTTGCGGCGCAAACCGATCGAGGCCAAATACGCCGACCGGATCGCCCTGCTCTACGCCGAGGCCCTCGCCGAGACCGTGCACGAACCCCGAGCGCGGCCGCGAGGATCCCGGGTCGGTGATGCGGACGCGCTCACAGCGGGAACGTGA
- a CDS encoding TetR/AcrR family transcriptional regulator gives MSRVVTKEQYFDTGLEVLAELGFKGLNIGVLCRQLGVTSGSFYHHFGSWQGFVDALLEHWENRQVRILGTMPFNQGNPDDDIRAMSALAAGLHHAAEAAIRAWAANDESVNLALKRVDESRRRTVHKAVKGVVGDNETAAVVTALGMAMLVGYQQIAAGGEDLSLDQLLAEYARLIYSHTQR, from the coding sequence ATGTCACGAGTGGTCACCAAGGAGCAGTACTTCGACACCGGCTTGGAAGTGCTCGCCGAACTCGGCTTCAAGGGTCTCAACATCGGCGTGCTGTGCCGGCAGCTCGGCGTCACCAGCGGGTCGTTCTACCACCACTTCGGCAGCTGGCAGGGATTCGTCGACGCCCTGCTCGAGCACTGGGAGAACCGCCAGGTGCGCATCCTGGGCACCATGCCGTTCAACCAGGGCAACCCCGACGATGACATCCGCGCGATGTCCGCCCTGGCCGCCGGGCTGCACCACGCCGCAGAAGCCGCGATCCGCGCCTGGGCGGCCAACGACGAATCGGTCAACCTCGCCCTCAAACGCGTCGACGAATCCCGCAGGCGCACCGTACACAAGGCCGTCAAAGGCGTCGTCGGCGACAACGAGACCGCCGCCGTCGTCACCGCACTGGGTATGGCGATGCTCGTCGGCTACCAGCAGATCGCCGCGGGCGGCGAGGACCTGTCCCTGGATCAGCTGCTGGCCGAATACGCTCGACTGATCTACTCTCACACCCAACGCTGA
- a CDS encoding Na+/H+ antiporter, whose protein sequence is MDVAIGLVVLVASAAALAALARRFGVSEPLVLTVGGVAASYLPFVPEIHLEPEIILLGFLPPLLYTAAIRTSLVDFRANMRTIALLSVGLVLFTTFVVAVVVWWLLPVPFAVAVAVGAVVAPPDAVAATAVARRIGMPRRIVTILEDESLFNDATALVALRTALAATAGTVSVWEAGGDFLLAAGGGAAVGVVVAYVLAMLRRRITDPVMDTSLSFLAPFAAYLPAERIHASGVIAVVVCGMILGHNAQLWQSAASRIAERTNWRTIQFLLESAVFALIGLQVRGIVEGAWHSGLDHRTLVLAVLAVLAAAVLSRPVWVFGSSLLSRGLGLGGAAPTRHLVVVSWAGMRGVVTLAAVLLLPQDTPQLPVLKLLALVVVAGTLLVQGTSLPWLVRWLRLRGPSRAEDALQKANLMQQATAAGLAVLERQAGPDTPPGVVETLRDRVMWKTNAAWERLGRAESEMVTPTGEYRRLRLEMLHAERETVLRVRDSGTVDYEVLQYVLAQLDLEESIIDRYDEAEEDRAEPLAAPVAEHSCAHLRAAPLVRAHGGPDECAECVEEGLAWVHLRMCLACGHIACCDSSPGNHATKHYAGSGHAVMRSVEPGEAWRWCYVDELLG, encoded by the coding sequence GTGGATGTCGCGATCGGCCTGGTTGTTCTCGTCGCGTCGGCGGCCGCGTTGGCGGCGCTGGCGCGCCGGTTCGGGGTCTCCGAACCGTTGGTGCTGACGGTGGGCGGGGTGGCGGCGTCGTATCTGCCGTTCGTGCCGGAGATCCACCTGGAACCGGAGATCATTCTGCTCGGTTTCCTGCCTCCTTTGCTGTATACCGCCGCGATCCGCACGTCGCTGGTGGATTTCCGGGCGAATATGCGCACGATCGCGTTGTTGTCGGTGGGGTTGGTGTTGTTCACGACGTTCGTCGTGGCGGTGGTGGTGTGGTGGTTGCTGCCGGTGCCGTTCGCGGTGGCGGTCGCGGTGGGGGCGGTGGTGGCTCCGCCGGACGCGGTGGCCGCGACGGCGGTGGCGCGCCGGATCGGGATGCCGCGGCGGATCGTGACGATCCTGGAGGACGAGTCGCTGTTCAACGACGCGACCGCGCTGGTGGCGTTGCGGACGGCGCTGGCCGCGACGGCGGGCACGGTGTCGGTGTGGGAGGCCGGGGGCGATTTCCTGCTGGCGGCCGGTGGCGGCGCGGCGGTCGGGGTCGTCGTGGCCTACGTGCTGGCGATGCTGCGGCGGCGGATCACCGATCCGGTGATGGACACCTCGCTGTCGTTTCTCGCGCCGTTCGCGGCGTATCTGCCCGCCGAGCGGATTCATGCTTCGGGGGTGATCGCGGTGGTCGTGTGCGGCATGATTCTCGGGCACAACGCGCAGCTGTGGCAGAGCGCCGCGTCGCGGATCGCCGAGCGCACCAATTGGCGGACCATCCAGTTCCTGCTGGAGAGCGCGGTGTTCGCCCTGATCGGGTTGCAGGTGCGCGGGATCGTGGAGGGCGCCTGGCACAGCGGGCTCGACCATCGCACCCTGGTGTTGGCGGTGCTGGCGGTGCTGGCGGCGGCGGTGCTGTCCCGTCCGGTGTGGGTATTCGGCTCCTCGCTGCTGTCGCGAGGTCTCGGGCTCGGTGGTGCGGCGCCGACGCGGCATCTGGTCGTGGTGTCGTGGGCGGGGATGCGTGGGGTGGTGACGCTGGCGGCGGTGCTGCTGCTGCCGCAGGACACTCCGCAGTTGCCGGTGCTGAAGCTGCTGGCGCTGGTGGTGGTGGCGGGGACGCTGCTGGTGCAGGGGACGTCGCTGCCGTGGCTGGTGCGGTGGTTGCGGTTGCGCGGTCCCAGCCGCGCCGAGGACGCGTTGCAGAAGGCCAACTTGATGCAGCAGGCCACCGCGGCGGGCTTGGCGGTGCTCGAGCGGCAGGCCGGGCCCGATACGCCGCCGGGGGTGGTTGAGACGTTGCGCGATCGGGTGATGTGGAAGACCAACGCGGCATGGGAGCGGCTCGGGCGGGCGGAGTCGGAGATGGTGACGCCCACCGGAGAGTATCGGCGGCTGCGGTTGGAGATGTTGCACGCCGAACGCGAAACCGTGTTGCGGGTGCGGGATTCGGGCACGGTCGACTACGAGGTGCTGCAATACGTGCTGGCGCAGTTGGATCTCGAGGAGTCGATCATCGATCGTTACGACGAGGCCGAGGAGGACCGCGCCGAACCGCTGGCGGCGCCGGTGGCCGAGCACTCGTGCGCGCATCTGCGTGCCGCGCCGCTGGTGCGGGCGCACGGCGGACCCGACGAATGCGCCGAATGCGTCGAGGAGGGACTGGCGTGGGTGCATCTGCGGATGTGCTTGGCGTGCGGGCACATCGCCTGCTGCGACTCCTCCCCGGGCAATCACGCCACCAAGCATTACGCCGGCAGCGGCCATGCGGTGATGCGCAGTGTGGAGCCGGGCGAGGCGTGGCGGTGGTGCTACGTGGACGAGCTGCTGGGGTAG
- a CDS encoding alpha/beta hydrolase, producing MEEFASWRANGRRHTHRGHQIFWRDGGRGADGTLVCIHGFPTASWDWHRIWPGLCERFARVIAPDMIGFGWSAKPRHYDYRIADQADIHENLLREHGISRFHILAHDYGDTVAQELLARDSERRAAGDDSLTVESVFLLNGGLFPEAHRPRPVQRLLASPLGPLVGVLGTEHTFHRSLAAVFGPDTKPTDVELHQFWLLWCSKHGKRNGHKLVGYMAERRKQRQRWVGALQQAHVPVRFVDGAADPVSGGHMARRYRELIPDPDVVELPRIGHYPQVEAPEQTLAALLEFHTDRVHKPTA from the coding sequence ATGGAGGAATTCGCGTCCTGGCGGGCGAACGGACGACGCCACACGCACCGCGGCCACCAGATCTTCTGGCGCGACGGAGGCCGAGGCGCCGACGGGACGCTGGTATGCATCCACGGATTTCCCACCGCGTCCTGGGACTGGCATCGGATCTGGCCCGGCCTATGCGAGCGTTTCGCCCGGGTCATCGCCCCGGACATGATCGGTTTCGGCTGGTCGGCGAAACCACGCCACTACGACTACCGCATCGCCGACCAAGCCGACATCCACGAGAACCTGCTGCGCGAACATGGAATCAGCCGATTCCACATCCTCGCCCACGACTACGGCGACACCGTCGCCCAGGAACTGCTGGCGCGCGACAGCGAACGCCGCGCCGCCGGCGACGACTCACTGACGGTCGAATCGGTGTTCCTGCTCAACGGCGGCCTGTTCCCCGAGGCGCACCGCCCACGCCCGGTGCAACGTCTGCTGGCGAGCCCGCTGGGCCCGCTGGTCGGCGTGCTCGGCACCGAACACACCTTCCACCGCAGCCTGGCAGCGGTGTTCGGGCCCGACACCAAACCCACCGACGTCGAACTCCACCAATTCTGGCTGCTGTGGTGCAGCAAGCACGGCAAACGCAACGGCCACAAGCTCGTCGGCTACATGGCCGAGCGCCGCAAGCAACGGCAGCGCTGGGTGGGCGCACTGCAACAGGCGCACGTTCCGGTCCGGTTCGTCGACGGAGCGGCCGACCCCGTCTCCGGCGGCCACATGGCACGCCGCTACCGCGAACTGATCCCCGACCCCGACGTGGTGGAACTGCCGAGAATCGGCCACTACCCGCAGGTGGAAGCACCCGAGCAGACGCTCGCGGCGCTGCTGGAATTCCACACCGACCGAGTGCACAAGCCCACGGCCTGA
- a CDS encoding enoyl-CoA hydratase/isomerase family protein, with protein sequence MSAAELPLETIELEQTGRVLTARVVAPPWNFVTPAVVRDLDTLTAAVDTDDTIGAVVLTGGLPGRFLTHADPAALGGMIELPHPFVPARAAAPFLRAAAAALRVPGATGVLERHGGGLGAGLVWGYRWKRTTLRMNRSGVAYLAAVNGPALGGGHEIALACDLRYAADADHVRLGQIETLANLIPGGGATQRLTRLLGAAKAIEITLEGTPYTAQQALRLGLLHRVLPAEDLLAETHATATRLAARNPIVVAELKRAVYFGGDKSLSRGLDAEQAGFVSVGTTAAAARTTKAFFEDLDRLADTPFLADPQPWLDGTRVDQVSK encoded by the coding sequence ATGTCCGCCGCCGAACTTCCCCTGGAAACCATCGAACTCGAACAAACCGGCCGAGTCCTCACCGCACGGGTCGTCGCCCCACCGTGGAATTTCGTGACCCCCGCCGTCGTCCGCGACCTCGACACCCTCACCGCCGCCGTCGACACCGACGACACGATCGGCGCGGTCGTGCTCACCGGGGGACTGCCCGGCCGCTTCCTCACCCACGCCGACCCCGCCGCCCTCGGCGGCATGATCGAACTCCCACACCCCTTTGTCCCCGCCCGCGCCGCCGCACCGTTCCTGCGCGCCGCCGCGGCCGCGCTGCGCGTACCTGGCGCCACCGGCGTCCTCGAACGCCACGGCGGAGGCCTCGGCGCGGGCCTGGTCTGGGGCTACCGCTGGAAACGCACCACCTTGCGGATGAACCGCTCCGGCGTCGCCTACCTCGCCGCCGTCAACGGACCCGCACTCGGCGGCGGTCACGAGATCGCCCTGGCCTGCGACCTGCGCTACGCCGCCGACGCCGACCACGTTCGCCTCGGCCAGATCGAGACACTGGCCAACCTCATCCCCGGCGGCGGCGCCACCCAACGCCTTACCCGCCTGCTCGGCGCGGCCAAGGCCATCGAGATCACCCTCGAAGGAACGCCCTACACCGCGCAGCAAGCATTGCGCCTCGGCCTGCTCCACCGCGTGCTGCCCGCCGAAGACCTGCTCGCCGAAACGCACGCGACCGCCACGCGACTGGCCGCCCGCAACCCGATCGTCGTCGCCGAACTCAAACGCGCCGTCTACTTCGGCGGCGACAAATCCCTCTCCCGCGGCCTGGACGCCGAACAAGCCGGATTCGTCTCCGTCGGCACCACTGCCGCGGCCGCCCGCACCACCAAAGCCTTCTTCGAAGACCTCGACCGCCTCGCCGACACCCCCTTCCTCGCCGACCCACAACCGTGGCTGGACGGCACCCGAGTCGACCAGGTGAGCAAATGA
- a CDS encoding TetR/AcrR family transcriptional regulator → MTPQTRRERERAERHRLIIDTARELAESQGWDAVTVRRLAERIEYSQPVLYSHFAGKDEIVTAVAEEGIAEMAAWSRAALESAGGEPRAALAAVARSYLDFATARPALYDAMFLMKVNLAFGENASQPLRDAFAVMFAAFSPFAGEHDPETFTEVGWSALHGLATLDRGGRLRLAQRDARLAVLVDQWTR, encoded by the coding sequence ATGACGCCCCAGACGCGACGAGAACGGGAACGCGCCGAACGGCACCGGCTGATCATCGACACCGCTCGGGAGCTGGCCGAGTCGCAGGGCTGGGACGCGGTGACTGTGCGCAGGCTGGCGGAACGGATCGAATACAGCCAGCCCGTGCTGTATTCGCACTTCGCCGGCAAGGACGAGATCGTCACGGCGGTCGCCGAGGAAGGCATCGCGGAGATGGCCGCGTGGAGCCGCGCGGCGTTGGAGTCCGCGGGCGGCGAGCCGCGCGCGGCGTTGGCGGCGGTGGCGCGGTCCTACCTCGACTTCGCGACCGCGCGGCCCGCGCTCTACGACGCGATGTTCCTGATGAAGGTGAACCTCGCGTTCGGCGAGAATGCCTCCCAGCCGCTGCGGGACGCGTTCGCCGTCATGTTCGCCGCCTTCTCACCGTTCGCGGGGGAGCACGATCCGGAGACCTTCACCGAGGTCGGCTGGAGCGCCCTGCACGGCCTGGCGACCTTGGACCGCGGTGGACGTCTGCGGCTGGCTCAGCGAGACGCCCGCCTGGCGGTTCTGGTCGACCAGTGGACCAGGTAG